Proteins from one Bdellovibrio svalbardensis genomic window:
- the fni gene encoding type 2 isopentenyl-diphosphate Delta-isomerase: MKESESSSQFETRKRDHIKIALDSRSQTEGQNGLDSIELIHEALPELDYKEVDISTSFFFSGNASQKTHSKTDAISLKLSSPIFISSMTAGHEHGRQINEALARLSDRRQILMGVGSQRRELNDSNAAEEWAQVRKQAPRARLLGNIGITQLIKTPIDKIQKLIEATEAVALFVHLNPLQEVLQPEGTPSFKDGLQAIENLVKIAGIPVIVKEVGCGFSAETLKRLHNTGIFAVDVSGKGGTHWGRVEGYRSQPEQMLYKVAQTFQNWGISTVQSMLNAKEAAKGNPRSYEVWASGGVRNGLEVGKLVALGAQKVGIAKPFLEAALLGQNSDQLLQPDKAEQNIRPEQADQNLEDLLNRLETELKITMFCTGCRTLQDLQTKPVIQA, from the coding sequence ATGAAAGAGTCCGAATCAAGTTCCCAGTTCGAGACCAGAAAACGCGATCATATTAAGATCGCGTTGGATTCAAGGTCTCAAACTGAAGGACAAAACGGATTGGACTCGATCGAACTAATTCATGAGGCTCTGCCTGAGTTAGATTATAAAGAGGTCGATATTTCGACCTCTTTCTTTTTTTCTGGAAACGCATCTCAAAAAACGCATTCCAAAACAGATGCCATTTCTTTGAAGCTCTCGTCTCCTATTTTCATTTCCTCCATGACTGCGGGCCATGAACACGGCCGACAAATCAACGAAGCTCTGGCTCGTTTGAGTGATCGTCGTCAGATTTTGATGGGCGTAGGTTCGCAACGTCGCGAACTGAATGATTCCAATGCCGCCGAAGAGTGGGCGCAGGTTCGCAAGCAAGCACCTCGCGCACGTCTCCTTGGAAATATTGGAATCACTCAGTTGATTAAAACTCCCATTGATAAGATTCAAAAACTCATTGAGGCCACCGAAGCAGTTGCTTTGTTTGTGCATCTCAATCCTCTGCAAGAGGTGTTGCAGCCGGAAGGAACTCCGTCGTTTAAAGACGGCCTTCAGGCTATTGAAAATCTTGTCAAAATTGCCGGTATTCCGGTCATTGTGAAGGAAGTGGGCTGCGGGTTCTCGGCAGAGACTTTAAAGCGTCTTCACAATACGGGAATCTTTGCCGTGGATGTCTCTGGCAAAGGGGGCACTCACTGGGGGCGAGTTGAGGGGTATCGTTCGCAACCAGAGCAGATGCTCTATAAAGTTGCGCAGACTTTTCAAAACTGGGGCATTAGTACCGTTCAGTCGATGCTAAATGCTAAGGAAGCTGCTAAAGGTAATCCAAGATCTTATGAAGTTTGGGCATCCGGCGGCGTGAGAAATGGTTTAGAAGTTGGTAAGCTTGTGGCATTGGGAGCGCAGAAGGTGGGGATTGCAAAACCTTTCCTTGAAGCGGCTTTACTGGGGCAAAATTCAGATCAGCTTCTTCAGCCCGATAAGGCTGAACAAAATATTCGGCCCGAACAAGCCGATCAAAATTTGGAAGACTTGCTCAACAGGCTTGAGACCGAACTGAAGATCACAATGTTCTGTACGGGTTGCCGTACACTTCAGGATTTGCAAACGAAGCCCGTCATACAGGCGTAA